From Methanobacterium petrolearium, a single genomic window includes:
- a CDS encoding HEAT repeat domain-containing protein, giving the protein MGYLICQNCGGYYKLKEGESSEDFVACECYGPLVYVENLDGLRKRKHDEVKSDALKELKKKSHDGKTEVKSELSPKKEPLVKNRAYYRRYYYYSEPNVTQLKQNKDVTGLVNALYYDDQKIRQEAAQALAAVGDERALEHLDKVIKEENGSLKLYAEIAVNQIKSKKHGFKSRNRENYRNNIHKSINVTTEVSEPVHETGLIKIKEERKTKPLRISSPDESTDPNKSLKSSLTKGESNLTIHEDHLLPSTGVEVSEGEVFEGEVSEGEVFEGEVFEGEVSGGEVSGGEVSGGEVSGGEVSEGEVSEGEVSEGKLSEGEISEGKKSEESQNISDPLMFKDSQVIKSGSESPEVQSGVKLDEVETPEIGSSNKEVEITGTSEVKPKETKESQIRSLETKPEITGITTGTVESSNISKQDNSDENTTFTMKTVDDTEFTPLGNDKKTDTKQTSSLNNSKPMKVHTSKLSKTSTPPDTPKKGKSRNSSPAAVQNKIKTKNEKMGQETPKKDENMYFIKWLGIKNSDKPLISMIVLLMVALIVGVILTMSSK; this is encoded by the coding sequence ATGGGTTATTTAATCTGTCAAAATTGTGGAGGTTACTATAAACTTAAGGAGGGTGAATCCTCAGAAGATTTTGTGGCATGTGAATGTTATGGCCCTTTAGTGTACGTGGAAAACCTAGATGGTCTAAGAAAAAGAAAACATGATGAAGTAAAATCTGATGCTCTCAAAGAACTTAAAAAAAAGTCACATGATGGAAAAACTGAGGTTAAATCAGAGTTATCCCCTAAAAAAGAGCCCCTTGTCAAAAACCGAGCCTATTACCGGCGTTATTACTATTATTCTGAGCCGAATGTAACTCAATTAAAACAAAATAAAGATGTTACAGGTCTTGTCAATGCATTATATTATGATGATCAAAAAATAAGACAGGAAGCAGCTCAAGCACTTGCAGCTGTTGGTGATGAAAGAGCTTTAGAACATTTAGATAAAGTTATAAAAGAAGAAAACGGATCCCTTAAATTATACGCTGAAATTGCCGTAAATCAGATTAAATCAAAAAAACATGGATTTAAATCGAGAAATAGAGAGAACTATAGGAACAACATTCATAAATCTATTAACGTCACCACTGAAGTTTCTGAACCGGTTCATGAAACTGGTTTGATCAAAATCAAGGAAGAAAGGAAAACAAAACCACTCAGGATTTCTTCACCTGATGAATCAACAGATCCCAACAAATCCTTAAAATCTTCACTTACTAAAGGAGAATCGAATTTAACGATCCATGAGGATCATCTGCTACCATCAACTGGAGTAGAAGTATCTGAAGGAGAAGTATTTGAAGGAGAAGTATCTGAAGGAGAAGTATTTGAAGGAGAAGTATTTGAAGGAGAAGTATCTGGAGGAGAAGTATCTGGAGGAGAAGTATCTGGAGGAGAAGTATCTGGAGGAGAAGTATCTGAAGGAGAAGTATCTGAAGGAGAAGTATCTGAAGGAAAATTGTCTGAAGGAGAAATATCCGAAGGAAAAAAATCAGAAGAATCACAAAATATATCAGATCCATTGATGTTTAAAGATTCGCAGGTAATAAAATCTGGCAGTGAATCACCAGAAGTACAATCAGGTGTAAAGTTAGATGAAGTTGAAACACCTGAAATTGGATCTTCCAATAAAGAAGTTGAAATAACCGGTACATCTGAAGTTAAACCCAAAGAAACTAAAGAATCCCAAATAAGATCATTAGAAACCAAACCGGAGATTACAGGGATTACAACTGGGACGGTTGAATCTTCAAATATTTCTAAACAGGATAATTCTGATGAAAATACAACTTTTACTATGAAAACTGTTGATGACACTGAGTTTACACCTTTAGGAAATGATAAAAAAACAGATACTAAACAAACTTCCTCTCTAAATAATTCAAAACCTATGAAAGTTCACACATCAAAGTTATCTAAAACATCAACTCCACCAGATACCCCCAAAAAAGGCAAATCCAGAAATTCATCTCCAGCAGCTGTTCAAAACAAAATTAAAACAAAAAACGAAAAAATGGGGCAGGAAACTCCCAAAAAAGATGAAAATATGTATTTCATAAAATGGTTGGGTATAAAAAACAGTGATAAACCTTTAATAAGTATGATCGTCCTGTTAATGGTTGCTTTAATAGTGGGAGTTATTTTAACAATGAGTTCAAAGTAA
- a CDS encoding NUDIX hydrolase, whose protein sequence is MIDYVFGLSVRVLLTDKDGKVLILKRSTDSKTNPGKWELPGGKVDQGESFDHALIREVYEETKLRISLDHVVGVSEQNLHVIRAVHIIMSGSIIEGNIKLSHEHEGYAWVFFEKLPEYDMADWLYDFVTNQVTTTDNDHEDEKNNVTSSVKPWLKSIQSSMDKIIKK, encoded by the coding sequence ATGATTGATTATGTTTTTGGCCTCTCTGTGCGGGTTTTATTAACAGATAAAGATGGTAAAGTTCTTATCTTGAAAAGATCCACAGATTCTAAAACTAACCCTGGAAAATGGGAACTTCCTGGAGGAAAAGTTGATCAGGGAGAATCCTTTGACCATGCACTGATTAGGGAAGTTTATGAAGAAACAAAACTCAGAATATCCCTGGATCATGTTGTTGGAGTATCAGAACAAAATCTACACGTGATTAGAGCAGTTCACATTATCATGTCTGGTTCGATCATCGAAGGTAACATCAAACTCAGCCATGAACATGAGGGATATGCATGGGTATTCTTTGAAAAGCTACCAGAATACGACATGGCAGACTGGTTATACGACTTTGTAACCAATCAAGTCACAACTACAGATAATGACCACGAAGATGAGAAAAATAATGTTACTAGCAGTGTCAAACCATGGCTAAAGTCCATACAAAGTTCCATGGACAAAATCATAAAAAAATAA
- a CDS encoding TIGR04165 family Cys-rich peptide, with product MKTEDLNQKCPICGCKDKNISQTKNKEQNLDMCYIPHIPDGAVGVIRCSECGHIFEYCKNRKLKQEVKKIEI from the coding sequence ATGAAAACTGAAGATTTAAACCAGAAATGTCCTATATGTGGGTGCAAGGATAAAAACATATCTCAAACAAAAAATAAGGAACAAAATTTAGACATGTGTTACATCCCCCATATTCCTGATGGTGCCGTGGGAGTAATACGCTGCTCTGAATGTGGCCATATATTTGAGTACTGTAAAAACAGGAAACTGAAACAAGAAGTTAAAAAAATAGAGATTTAA
- a CDS encoding 3'-5' exoribonuclease YhaM family protein translates to MFKKEEDFIENLNQIRRIKTSFVIADKTIKTARNGKDYIEFSLTDKTGQITARMFPNQGANDIYQGIEKKSIYTINGTVDEFPRNSGNFSIKVDSFQKMAKDEYDLDDYIRTSHKDQDELVNEIFLTINEIKNPHLKNLLKAFFCDETFTDEFYNAPSAKIYHHNYLGGLLEHTVEVLMICKKTCEIFPEIDQDLLYTGAILHDIGKLKAYDYDLVTIDISSEGRLLDHLFISCDMVKEKIRDCKIEMPEDLQTQLLHIMLSHHGDVQNGWGSPVNPQTPEAVALHHADNLDAKVRGILQTKQSPKN, encoded by the coding sequence ATGTTTAAAAAAGAAGAAGATTTCATAGAGAATTTGAACCAGATTAGAAGGATTAAAACCTCATTTGTGATAGCAGATAAAACTATCAAAACAGCCAGAAATGGGAAAGATTATATAGAGTTCAGTTTAACCGATAAAACTGGCCAAATAACTGCACGTATGTTTCCTAATCAGGGTGCTAATGATATTTATCAGGGTATTGAAAAAAAGAGTATTTATACTATTAATGGAACTGTTGATGAGTTTCCCCGTAATTCTGGCAACTTCAGTATAAAAGTTGACAGTTTCCAGAAAATGGCTAAGGATGAATATGATCTGGATGATTATATACGAACTTCCCATAAAGACCAAGATGAACTGGTCAATGAAATCTTCCTAACCATCAATGAAATTAAGAATCCACATCTGAAAAATCTTCTTAAAGCCTTTTTTTGTGATGAAACATTCACTGATGAATTCTACAATGCCCCATCCGCCAAAATCTATCATCATAACTATCTGGGGGGATTATTAGAACACACAGTAGAGGTTTTGATGATTTGCAAAAAAACATGTGAAATTTTTCCTGAAATAGACCAGGATTTACTCTACACTGGGGCAATATTACATGATATTGGTAAGTTAAAGGCCTATGATTATGATCTGGTGACTATAGATATTTCCAGTGAAGGTAGATTACTGGATCATTTATTCATATCCTGTGACATGGTTAAAGAGAAGATTAGAGACTGTAAGATTGAAATGCCTGAAGATCTTCAAACGCAGCTTTTGCATATAATGTTGAGTCATCATGGTGATGTACAGAATGGATGGGGTTCACCAGTAAATCCCCAAACTCCTGAAGCGGTTGCCCTTCATCATGCTGATAATCTAGATGCTAAAGTCAGAGGGATTCTCCAAACGAAACAATCCCCAAAAAATTAA
- the argJ gene encoding bifunctional ornithine acetyltransferase/N-acetylglutamate synthase, whose product MKKIEGGICAVDNVRAAGACEDNYGVAVIHYPESSVAAVFTSNKVQAAPILVTREAVKNGKLSAIVANSGNANCFTGKKGVENAQLMAFQAAENLNIPAEDVAVASTGIIGRQLPLPEISNLISHALRRLKNSAQASRNAAEAIMTTDTYPKEYAVETTLNTGEKICIGGITKGSGMIAPNMGTMLSFIVTDIQASPDELEKSLKEAVDNTFNMVVIDGDESTNDIVVLMARPGQGKIDKNFQEALEYLCGKLAKMLAQDGEGATKFMEVEVKGAQNSQDAKIAAKSIVTSPLVKTALFGADPNWGRIVAAVGYSGAHMDEEIISVRLEDGERFVDVVNNGNIMASEENDALELAESIMEREKIKITIDLALGDYSATSYGCDLSYDYVRINSEYST is encoded by the coding sequence ATGAAAAAAATTGAAGGCGGAATATGTGCTGTGGATAATGTTAGGGCTGCTGGTGCCTGTGAAGATAATTATGGAGTTGCAGTTATCCATTACCCTGAAAGTAGTGTTGCAGCAGTGTTCACCAGTAACAAAGTACAGGCTGCCCCAATTTTAGTCACCAGAGAAGCTGTAAAAAATGGGAAACTTTCTGCAATCGTTGCTAACAGTGGCAATGCCAACTGTTTCACAGGGAAGAAGGGTGTTGAAAATGCACAACTCATGGCTTTTCAGGCTGCCGAAAATCTCAACATTCCTGCTGAAGATGTTGCAGTAGCATCCACTGGAATTATTGGCAGACAACTCCCCCTGCCTGAAATCAGTAATCTCATTTCCCATGCCCTACGGAGACTTAAAAATTCTGCCCAGGCATCTAGAAATGCTGCCGAAGCTATTATGACCACTGACACCTATCCCAAAGAATATGCAGTGGAAACAACCCTAAATACTGGTGAAAAGATTTGTATTGGGGGTATAACCAAGGGTTCAGGTATGATCGCCCCTAACATGGGAACCATGCTTTCGTTTATAGTTACAGATATCCAGGCCAGCCCTGATGAACTTGAAAAATCTCTCAAAGAAGCAGTGGATAACACCTTCAACATGGTGGTTATTGATGGAGATGAAAGTACCAATGACATAGTTGTACTCATGGCACGGCCAGGTCAGGGGAAGATCGACAAGAATTTTCAGGAAGCCCTGGAATACTTGTGTGGCAAACTGGCTAAAATGCTGGCCCAAGATGGTGAAGGTGCAACCAAGTTCATGGAAGTGGAAGTGAAGGGTGCCCAAAACTCACAGGATGCTAAAATTGCAGCTAAATCCATAGTTACATCTCCCCTGGTAAAAACAGCTTTATTTGGGGCTGATCCAAACTGGGGAAGGATCGTTGCTGCAGTTGGTTACTCAGGAGCTCATATGGATGAAGAAATTATCAGCGTTCGTCTGGAGGATGGGGAACGCTTTGTTGATGTAGTCAATAATGGAAATATTATGGCTTCAGAAGAAAATGATGCACTGGAGCTGGCTGAAAGTATAATGGAACGTGAAAAAATAAAGATAACCATTGACCTGGCCCTTGGAGACTACAGTGCCACCTCCTATGGCTGTGACCTTAGCTACGATTATGTACGTATTAATTCAGAATACTCTACTTAA
- the rfbD gene encoding dTDP-4-dehydrorhamnose reductase: MKVMIIGSEGMLGHDLVDVLSANHDISTTTIWTLDITDIDKTIETVRNINPDVVVHAAAFTDVDGSESKADLAYHVNALGTRNVAVACRETDSALVYICTDYVFDGDKGSPYYEYDQTNPLSVYGKTKHLGEVYIRDLLDKFYIVRTSWLYGFHGPNFITTMLKLAKTHDKISVVSDQIGSPTYTLDLAKSIAQLIEKPAYGIYHITNSDHCSWFEYAQLIFEIAGKNVELNPVTTEKFGSPAPRPKYSVLENYNWKMEGYDKIRSYKEALKDYMSLL; the protein is encoded by the coding sequence ATGAAAGTAATGATTATAGGCTCTGAAGGAATGTTAGGCCATGATTTAGTGGATGTTTTATCAGCGAACCACGATATCAGCACCACAACTATCTGGACTCTGGACATCACAGATATAGATAAAACCATTGAAACCGTCCGAAACATTAACCCTGATGTGGTAGTGCATGCAGCTGCTTTTACCGATGTTGATGGAAGTGAATCCAAAGCAGATCTTGCATATCATGTTAATGCTCTGGGAACCAGGAACGTGGCAGTGGCCTGCAGGGAAACTGACAGTGCACTGGTTTATATATGTACAGATTATGTGTTTGATGGTGATAAAGGCAGTCCATACTATGAATACGACCAGACCAATCCATTAAGTGTTTATGGTAAAACTAAACATTTAGGTGAAGTCTACATCCGTGACCTACTGGACAAGTTTTACATAGTCAGAACATCATGGCTATATGGATTCCACGGACCCAACTTCATCACCACCATGCTAAAATTAGCCAAAACCCATGATAAGATCTCAGTTGTAAGCGACCAGATAGGATCTCCCACCTACACTCTTGATCTGGCAAAATCCATTGCTCAATTAATAGAAAAACCAGCCTATGGTATTTACCATATTACCAACAGTGACCACTGTTCATGGTTTGAATATGCCCAGTTAATCTTCGAAATCGCCGGGAAAAATGTGGAACTGAATCCTGTAACCACAGAAAAATTTGGCAGTCCAGCTCCAAGACCTAAATATTCTGTTCTTGAAAACTATAACTGGAAAATGGAAGGATACGACAAAATTCGGAGTTATAAAGAAGCTTTAAAGGATTACATGAGTTTGTTGTAA
- a CDS encoding response regulator, producing MKSRPIMVLLIEDDPNHARALEAMLERVKEFDYILIHCYKLQDGLIELKTSNYDVVLLDLRLPDSEGISTFRSVHNNAPEVPIVIFTALFNDEIALQTLKEGAQEYLFKGEFDGQDLSNAIMHSIARVYHLSS from the coding sequence GTGAAAAGTAGGCCCATAATGGTGCTTCTGATTGAAGACGACCCGAATCATGCCAGAGCATTAGAAGCAATGTTGGAGAGAGTAAAAGAATTTGATTACATTTTAATTCATTGTTACAAACTTCAAGATGGTCTTATTGAATTAAAAACCAGTAACTACGATGTGGTATTACTGGATCTGCGTCTCCCAGATAGTGAAGGTATTTCCACATTTAGAAGTGTACATAATAACGCTCCGGAAGTTCCTATTGTAATATTCACTGCCCTTTTCAATGATGAAATTGCACTGCAAACCTTAAAAGAGGGTGCTCAGGAATACCTTTTCAAGGGAGAATTTGATGGACAAGATTTATCAAATGCAATAATGCATTCTATTGCTCGTGTTTATCATTTATCCTCCTAA
- a CDS encoding MBL fold metallo-hydrolase, translating to MTNINFFGGVDEIGGNKIRVEGKNESFFFDFGMAFSKANDYLSEFLQPRKANGILDFVELGLLPCIKGIYREDYLRHVGLSYPKEPSVDGVLISHSHVDHVAYVHHLREDIPIYLSNESYLILKALEDTGTSSFSEYLHLKKTFYMSPKVRGDGYKRTSTKIKRDIRIVEPYKKFNIGNFQIKSAPVDHSLPGASAFIVEGEEETIVYTGDLRFHGRNPELTRKFVREAAKANPTIMISEGTRIDKKENISEDEIEQRASSEIAKHKGLVVVNYPVRDLDRLLTFYKVAQDTERKLVISLKQAYLLKLFQGTDNVYPDLSDVIIYKPRKGWGLIGDDNFACVEDEWLCADKMGAKESLRDYKKWEREFLEYDNVINYKDLQENPQDYIFRCDFFELKELIDIKPANGVYIKSSTEPFDNQMEINEKKVHKWLKLFNLPLFDKEFHASGHANGQEILNMIRDINPEKVYPVHTVYKDKFKELCDDGIEVIYPILHKN from the coding sequence TTGACCAATATTAATTTTTTTGGTGGTGTGGATGAAATTGGTGGCAATAAAATCAGGGTAGAAGGAAAAAACGAATCTTTCTTCTTTGATTTTGGTATGGCATTTTCAAAGGCAAATGATTACTTATCAGAGTTTTTACAACCACGCAAGGCCAATGGAATTCTTGATTTTGTTGAATTGGGCCTGTTACCCTGCATAAAGGGTATTTACCGTGAGGATTACTTAAGGCACGTGGGACTTTCCTATCCCAAAGAGCCTTCAGTGGATGGTGTTCTTATCAGCCACTCCCACGTTGATCACGTGGCTTATGTCCACCATTTACGGGAAGATATCCCTATTTATCTTTCCAATGAGTCATATTTAATTTTAAAAGCCCTGGAAGATACTGGTACATCATCCTTCTCAGAATATCTTCACTTAAAGAAAACATTTTATATGAGTCCTAAAGTACGTGGTGATGGGTATAAAAGAACCAGTACCAAAATAAAACGTGACATCCGAATTGTAGAACCTTATAAAAAGTTTAATATTGGTAACTTCCAGATTAAATCTGCTCCAGTTGACCATTCCCTTCCCGGGGCCTCGGCTTTCATTGTTGAAGGAGAAGAAGAGACTATCGTGTACACTGGTGATCTTCGATTTCATGGTCGGAACCCTGAACTTACACGTAAATTCGTCAGGGAAGCAGCAAAGGCCAATCCAACCATCATGATCAGTGAAGGGACACGTATTGATAAAAAAGAAAATATCAGTGAGGATGAAATTGAACAACGTGCATCAAGTGAAATTGCCAAACATAAGGGTCTGGTGGTGGTTAATTATCCTGTAAGGGATCTTGACCGCTTATTAACCTTTTACAAGGTTGCTCAGGATACTGAAAGAAAACTGGTAATCAGCCTTAAACAGGCCTATCTTTTGAAGCTTTTCCAGGGAACGGATAATGTTTATCCAGATTTATCTGATGTGATAATCTACAAACCCCGTAAAGGTTGGGGTCTTATTGGAGATGATAATTTTGCCTGTGTTGAAGATGAATGGTTGTGTGCTGATAAAATGGGTGCAAAAGAATCCCTCCGGGACTATAAAAAATGGGAGAGAGAATTTTTAGAATACGATAATGTCATAAACTATAAGGATCTCCAGGAAAACCCACAGGATTATATTTTTCGCTGCGATTTTTTCGAGTTGAAAGAATTAATCGATATAAAACCAGCAAATGGTGTATATATCAAGTCCAGTACCGAACCATTTGATAACCAGATGGAAATAAATGAAAAGAAGGTGCATAAATGGTTAAAGTTATTCAACTTACCTTTATTTGATAAAGAGTTCCATGCATCTGGTCATGCCAATGGTCAGGAGATTTTAAACATGATTCGTGATATAAACCCAGAAAAGGTTTACCCGGTACATACTGTTTATAAAGATAAATTCAAAGAACTATGTGATGATGGGATCGAAGTAATTTACCCCATCCTTCATAAAAATTAA
- a CDS encoding Mur ligase family protein, producing MKCVVIGAGNAGRPAARLLNYAGHQVMITDQKKFEDFPEDVQETLKKMEEEGVNLQLGWDDPTDIEDVDAFYISPNIPKESTIRHYLVDNELKLLINEDIAKILENSINMDVIGVTGTLGKTSTTHIISEIFKNAGYNVWTCSSQSGNLLSEVIVEGIINGDHIKSDIAVLELPHGTIRLLSELKLKIGLMTNLYSDHLSEFEGSLEKYIQRKLMITHSTDILISNIQCKDLLKSTQKPIFYCTGNQLCDVSGVLADGNIEIKYKIKSREGEFKTEFNLRGYYFENSVAAATVGLAYGLKVESIEDALSKFKGISGHLEYIGKYSDREVHFDAAFVPEGILSTLEEFPVTGNSNLIILIDNPDSTNPRDKFQIGKILGKHAHVIIASGYNETTGILDMESANEVLRGAKDSNCLKIAVEDMVTAGELSIKHSKPGDIILHIGPGAITNYEELKSKMIKGLETGCKKYS from the coding sequence ATGAAGTGTGTTGTTATTGGTGCAGGTAACGCTGGGAGACCAGCAGCCAGACTTCTAAATTATGCTGGTCATCAAGTTATGATTACTGATCAAAAAAAGTTTGAAGATTTTCCAGAGGATGTGCAAGAAACCTTAAAAAAAATGGAAGAAGAAGGTGTGAATCTTCAATTGGGATGGGATGATCCCACTGACATTGAAGATGTTGATGCATTCTACATTTCTCCTAACATACCCAAGGAGTCTACAATCAGACATTACTTGGTGGATAATGAACTAAAATTGCTGATTAATGAGGACATAGCAAAAATATTAGAAAATTCAATTAATATGGATGTTATTGGAGTAACCGGAACCCTTGGAAAGACCAGCACCACCCATATCATTTCTGAAATCTTTAAAAATGCTGGTTACAACGTATGGACCTGTTCCTCCCAATCAGGCAATCTTCTCAGTGAAGTGATAGTCGAAGGAATTATTAACGGTGACCATATTAAAAGTGATATTGCTGTTTTAGAACTTCCCCATGGAACAATCCGCCTACTTTCAGAGTTAAAACTTAAGATTGGTCTTATGACTAACTTATATTCAGACCATTTATCGGAATTTGAAGGATCCCTGGAAAAATATATCCAGAGAAAACTCATGATAACCCATTCCACAGATATTCTGATTTCCAATATACAATGCAAAGACCTATTAAAATCAACTCAAAAACCCATATTTTACTGCACTGGAAATCAGTTATGTGATGTTTCAGGTGTTCTTGCAGATGGTAACATTGAAATAAAATATAAAATAAAATCACGTGAAGGAGAATTTAAAACAGAATTTAATCTTCGCGGATATTACTTCGAAAATTCAGTAGCAGCTGCAACTGTGGGACTTGCCTATGGTTTAAAAGTGGAATCAATTGAAGATGCTCTGAGTAAGTTTAAAGGAATATCCGGACATTTAGAATACATAGGAAAATATTCTGATCGTGAAGTTCATTTTGATGCTGCTTTTGTACCTGAAGGTATCCTCTCCACCTTAGAAGAGTTTCCTGTAACTGGCAATTCTAATTTAATAATTTTAATAGATAACCCTGACAGTACCAATCCCCGGGATAAATTCCAGATTGGAAAAATACTGGGAAAACATGCACATGTAATTATTGCCAGCGGATACAATGAAACCACTGGTATTCTTGATATGGAATCTGCTAATGAGGTACTACGTGGTGCTAAAGATTCAAATTGTCTCAAAATAGCTGTTGAAGATATGGTTACAGCGGGTGAACTTTCCATTAAACATTCAAAACCAGGGGATATTATCCTCCATATAGGTCCTGGAGCCATAACCAATTACGAAGAACTTAAATCTAAAATGATCAAGGGACTGGAAACTGGATGCAAAAAGTACTCATAA
- a CDS encoding LL-diaminopimelate aminotransferase, whose product MTVKINENYLLLESNYIFIEINQRVEKYQKENPDAEIIRMGIGDVTRPLPKAVTNKFTEAVNEMGKADTFHGYGPEQGYDFLIETIIKGDYEPRGIKLSNEEVFVSDGAKCDTGNIQEIFDLENIVAVTDPVYPVYVDSNVMAGRTGPMEEGGRYQNLVYIPCTEDNDFIPELPKTPVDLIYLCYPNNPTGTALTKEQLSVWVNYAKKNNSIILFDAAYEAYIREDNIPHSIYEIEGAREVAIEFRSFSKNAGFTGTRCAYTVVPKEVMGYDNEGHPHSLNSLWNRRQTTKFNGVSYPVQVAASAVYSPEGQKEINESVDYYMKNASIIRESLRALGLSIYGGINSPYIWIKTPGDMDSWQFFDLLLNEAHVVGTPGIGFGPSGEGYLRLTAFNTLKNTKEAMDRISNLSI is encoded by the coding sequence ATGACCGTGAAAATTAACGAAAACTATCTGTTACTGGAAAGCAATTACATTTTTATTGAAATTAATCAACGAGTTGAAAAATATCAAAAAGAAAACCCTGATGCTGAAATCATCCGGATGGGTATTGGTGATGTAACCCGACCTTTACCCAAAGCAGTAACCAATAAATTCACTGAAGCAGTGAATGAAATGGGTAAAGCTGATACATTCCATGGTTATGGTCCAGAACAGGGATACGATTTTCTAATTGAAACAATAATCAAGGGGGATTATGAACCTCGCGGAATTAAACTATCCAACGAGGAAGTGTTCGTCAGTGATGGTGCTAAGTGTGATACTGGTAATATTCAGGAAATATTTGACCTGGAGAACATTGTAGCAGTTACTGATCCAGTTTATCCTGTATATGTGGATAGTAATGTCATGGCAGGACGGACAGGACCCATGGAAGAAGGTGGTCGTTATCAAAATCTGGTTTACATCCCCTGCACAGAAGATAATGATTTTATACCTGAACTTCCCAAAACACCTGTTGACTTGATATATCTGTGTTACCCTAACAATCCCACCGGAACTGCATTGACCAAAGAACAACTTTCAGTGTGGGTGAATTATGCTAAGAAAAACAATTCCATCATCTTATTTGATGCAGCCTATGAAGCTTACATCAGGGAAGATAACATACCACATAGTATTTATGAGATTGAAGGTGCCCGTGAAGTGGCCATAGAGTTCAGAAGTTTTTCAAAGAATGCTGGTTTTACAGGCACACGTTGCGCATACACAGTAGTGCCCAAAGAAGTGATGGGTTATGATAATGAAGGCCATCCTCATTCTTTAAACAGTTTATGGAACCGCAGACAGACCACCAAATTTAATGGAGTTTCTTATCCAGTACAGGTAGCTGCCAGTGCAGTTTATTCACCGGAAGGGCAAAAAGAGATCAATGAATCCGTTGATTATTATATGAAAAATGCCAGTATCATTAGGGAAAGTTTAAGAGCTCTGGGTTTGAGTATTTATGGTGGAATTAACTCACCATACATCTGGATAAAAACACCGGGTGATATGGATTCCTGGCAATTCTTTGATCTGTTACTCAACGAAGCCCACGTAGTAGGCACCCCTGGTATTGGTTTCGGTCCAAGTGGAGAGGGATATCTCAGATTAACTGCTTTTAACACCCTGAAAAATACCAAAGAAGCTATGGATAGGATATCCAATCTATCCATTTAA
- a CDS encoding peptidoglycan-binding protein, translating into MCALFIALPAVGATESSDTGNTVVTNASTDHNLEIGMKGENVTDLQKWLKNQGFYTGKIDGQFGNYTEQAVKDFQCYVGIKEDGIVGNVSREYMDYLVSGQLQASSGGSSTTGGSYSSTEASYGSNGYSSSGYSSSGYSSSGYSSSGYSSSSGWSSGKGTGDCWDNSNMLYSQLTSSGTKARIVQYSNSYSSNHRSVEVWNGNSWVDYDYKGNGYSNRYYATSHGSSAAVIKSS; encoded by the coding sequence ATGTGTGCACTTTTCATAGCTCTACCCGCAGTGGGGGCTACGGAAAGTTCAGATACTGGAAATACGGTCGTAACTAACGCAAGTACTGACCACAACTTGGAAATTGGGATGAAAGGAGAAAATGTCACTGATTTGCAGAAATGGTTAAAAAATCAGGGATTCTACACTGGTAAAATCGATGGCCAGTTTGGTAATTATACTGAACAAGCCGTGAAAGACTTCCAGTGTTACGTTGGAATAAAAGAAGACGGAATCGTTGGAAATGTTTCACGTGAGTACATGGACTATTTAGTCAGTGGACAACTACAGGCATCAAGTGGCGGCTCCTCAACTACCGGTGGTAGCTACAGTTCTACTGAAGCGTCCTACGGAAGTAATGGTTACTCTTCCAGTGGTTACTCTTCCAGTGGTTACTCTTCCAGTGGTTACTCTTCCAGTGGTTATTCGTCCAGCAGTGGATGGAGCAGTGGAAAAGGAACCGGGGACTGTTGGGATAACAGTAACATGCTGTACAGTCAACTAACATCATCCGGTACTAAAGCAAGGATCGTCCAGTATTCAAACAGTTACTCATCCAACCATCGTTCTGTCGAAGTTTGGAATGGTAACAGCTGGGTTGACTACGACTACAAAGGCAATGGATACTCAAACCGGTATTATGCCACAAGTCACGGTTCTTCAGCAGCTGTGATTAAAAGCAGTTAA